A window of Verrucomicrobiia bacterium genomic DNA:
ACTTCCAGTGAGTCGATCTTTTCGGGAGATTGGACCCGGAGCGTAACGTGCTTAGAGCCGTCTCCTGCACCGCAGACGGTCCAAAGGGTGAACTTATCGGGACCGGCAGCAATGTTTCGTTGGGTAGCGGTTGCGGGGATATCGAATTTGAACATATGGTGTTCTCCAAGGTACGCACTAGTTAAGGGGTAGTGTTCACACCGTCGCCCTTGCGGGCCACCTGCCATACGGTCAGGAATTATGCTGCGAATAGTAGCACGGAAAGCCTAAAATGTCAATGAGTAATAGGCTCTAGTAAAGAAAAGAGGCACCCCCGATGGGGTGCCTCGTAACGAGACTTGAACGATTACTGATCGTTATCTTCGTCTTCCACTGTTTCGGGTTCAGCCGCGACGCTCACCACGGTGGGCGAGAGGGGGGCCAAAACCTGGGGCGGTGTGGCTTCGCCCTTTAGTGACTGCTCCGCAGCCATGGCAGCGTTGGCGGCCAGGATCTGCTGCATGATATCCGTGCCGCCATTGGCGGACATGGGGACCATGAGAACAGTGTTCTTGGAGTTGGCGCCGATCGCGTGCATGGTGTCGTAGTACTGGGTGGTTGTCACCAGCGCCATGACCTCGTGCGGGCTTGTACCGGGGACGGCGTTCGAGAAGTCGACCACAGCCTCTTTGAGGCCAAGTACGATTTCCCTGCGCTGTCCTGCGATGCCTTTACCTTGAAGGACCTTACTCTCGGCTTCCGCTTCCGCTGCTTTGATCTGTAGGATCTTGGCAGCTTCACCGTTTTCCGTAGCAGCTTCTCGGTTCCGTCGTGCGGCAACGATGTTATTCATTGCCTTCATGACCTCTTCGTCAGGGATGATGTCCGTGACGAGGGTTTGCACGATTTCGAAGCCGAAAGGCCCCATGCTTTCGTTGAGCTCTGCGCGAGCTGCATCGGCGATCTCAGTCTTTGACTGGAGCGCCTTGCTTAGTTCCAGGTGAGGAACTTTGCCACGCACAGCATCGGAAACGTAGGCCTTGATCTGCTCTTCCGGGTCGTTCAGCTTGTAGTACGCGTCCTTGACCCTTTCCGGGAGGACCATGAACTGAACGGCCAGTGCGATCTCGATGAAGACATTGTCCGAAGACGTCGTCTCCACCTCGACGGTGAGCTGTTGGATGCGCAGGCTTTGGACGCTTGCGACACCCTCGATGAAGGGGATCTTGAAGTTCAGGCCAGCATTCGCCAAGCGGGTGAACTTGCCGAACCGCTCGACGATGCCGACATGCTGTTGCTCCACCGTGAAGAAGGAGCTAAAGAGCGCGGCGATCACCGCCAGGACGATAATTCCAAGGAAGATCCAGTATAAAACCGGGGTACCTTGCTGTTGTGCTGCTTGTTCTGTAACTGAAAAATCCAAACTTGTTTCTCCAAAGTCCAACGTGGTGCAGGGGCCTGCACAGCTCCACTTAAGTGGAAGCGCAATCCTACCATAAAAGTAGGGAAATGTCAATGAGTAGTAGGCTCTGGAATAGAAAAAGGCTGCCCGTTGTGGACAGCCTTGAAGTGCAACCTACCTGCCGATCAGTGCGGGAACATGCTCCTTGTGAATGAGGATCGTCTCGTACTTCCTCTCCTGAGTATCCTCAATAAAGAGGGGATCCAGGACTTGGAAGCCGTCTTCGGTGAGAACAACCTCCTGAAAGCCCATAGCGTGGGAGATGCCTATCATTGGGCAGTAATCCCATGGGGTTTGAGGCCGGCCCATGCGGACCAGCGCGCCAATCTCGCCTTTCCAAAGCCGCGCCGCATCAATGCCGATGCTTCCGCCGGAGACTTCCATGTGCTTGAAGATGCCTCCGTACTTTGTGCCCTTTGCCAGCTTCTGCATCCGCTCAGAGAAAGCCGAAGGCTCGTCGCGGAGGGAAACCACGACCTCGCTGAGTGATCGCGATGGTATGACGAGCCGTTCCGAGTCGTTAAACTCACTGATGCGCCGTACGGAATCGGATCCCGGCCTGAAGCCGTAGATTTCCTGAGTCATGACATCGCCCACATAAGCGGCAATGACTTTGCCATTGCGGACGAGTGACAGCATCGTGCCAATGGCATGGGACTGTCGCCGGATGTAGGCCTTGGTGCCATCCAAGGGGTCAACGGTGAAAAAGGTGTTCTCACCAGGCACTTGGCAGGCCACCTTCAAGTCGTCTTCCTCGGCCACGATGCCAAAAGTGGGGAAGCACTCCTTGAGGAGTTTGGTGTAGACCTGTTGCGCGGCCTTGTCGGCCGTGGTGACAAAATCCTGCTGGTCAGTGAGGCTGGCCTTCTCGGTGGCCTCAAATGTCCACATTTCCTTGCGGATGGTAAAGATGGCACGCCGTACCAACTCCTTCATGACGATGCCTGCGGCGTGCTCGTTCATGAGCATGCCGGGGAATACTGACGTATTGTTCAAGTTCCTTCTCCTTTGGGCTGACACTAGCACTTTTTATTATCAATTAATAGGCTTTAGGAGCCAAATAGACATAAAAACACCCCAGCTTGGCTGAGGTGTTGGAGTGTGTCAGTTCAGGGTTACATGACTCAGGAAGGCCTGCGTTGCTTCGCATTCTGC
This region includes:
- a CDS encoding inositol monophosphatase family protein; protein product: MNNTSVFPGMLMNEHAAGIVMKELVRRAIFTIRKEMWTFEATEKASLTDQQDFVTTADKAAQQVYTKLLKECFPTFGIVAEEDDLKVACQVPGENTFFTVDPLDGTKAYIRRQSHAIGTMLSLVRNGKVIAAYVGDVMTQEIYGFRPGSDSVRRISEFNDSERLVIPSRSLSEVVVSLRDEPSAFSERMQKLAKGTKYGGIFKHMEVSGGSIGIDAARLWKGEIGALVRMGRPQTPWDYCPMIGISHAMGFQEVVLTEDGFQVLDPLFIEDTQERKYETILIHKEHVPALIGR
- a CDS encoding SPFH domain-containing protein, whose product is MDFSVTEQAAQQQGTPVLYWIFLGIIVLAVIAALFSSFFTVEQQHVGIVERFGKFTRLANAGLNFKIPFIEGVASVQSLRIQQLTVEVETTSSDNVFIEIALAVQFMVLPERVKDAYYKLNDPEEQIKAYVSDAVRGKVPHLELSKALQSKTEIADAARAELNESMGPFGFEIVQTLVTDIIPDEEVMKAMNNIVAARRNREAATENGEAAKILQIKAAEAEAESKVLQGKGIAGQRREIVLGLKEAVVDFSNAVPGTSPHEVMALVTTTQYYDTMHAIGANSKNTVLMVPMSANGGTDIMQQILAANAAMAAEQSLKGEATPPQVLAPLSPTVVSVAAEPETVEDEDNDQ